The proteins below come from a single Comamonas antarctica genomic window:
- a CDS encoding tRNA-uridine aminocarboxypropyltransferase: MTARALCLRCARPQRNCICALAQRVECATEVLILQHPLEVHEAKGTARLLHLCLPRSRIEVGERFDAQQLEQWLQRDAQGNAALSHALLLYPESPHDAALPLQPAPPLPAAWLQAPQQLRLVVIDGTWRKSRKMLYLNPLLQQLPRLALHDLPASRYAIRRAHRPGQLSTLEATCCALAQLQPAQDFTPLLHAMDALVQREQQWRRPG; the protein is encoded by the coding sequence ATGACCGCACGCGCCCTGTGCCTGCGCTGCGCGCGCCCGCAGCGCAACTGCATCTGCGCGCTCGCGCAGCGCGTCGAGTGCGCCACCGAAGTACTGATCCTGCAGCATCCGCTCGAAGTGCACGAGGCCAAGGGCACGGCGCGGCTGCTGCATCTGTGCCTGCCCCGCAGCCGCATCGAGGTCGGTGAACGATTCGATGCGCAGCAGCTCGAACAGTGGCTGCAGCGCGATGCGCAGGGCAATGCGGCCTTGTCGCATGCGCTGCTGCTCTATCCCGAGTCGCCGCACGATGCGGCGTTGCCGCTGCAGCCCGCGCCGCCGCTGCCCGCCGCATGGCTGCAGGCCCCGCAGCAGCTGCGGCTGGTCGTGATCGACGGCACCTGGCGCAAGAGCCGCAAGATGCTGTACCTCAATCCGCTGCTGCAGCAGTTGCCGCGCCTGGCGCTGCATGACCTGCCGGCATCGCGCTACGCGATCCGGCGCGCGCACCGGCCGGGACAGCTGTCGACCCTGGAGGCCACGTGCTGCGCGCTGGCGCAACTGCAGCCGGCGCAGGACTTCACGCCGCTGCTGCACGCCATGGATGCCCTGGTGCAGCGCGAGCAGCAGTGGCGCCGCCCGGGTTAG
- a CDS encoding CynX/NimT family MFS transporter: MLPSSSASPSSPVCAAVASQRQSQWLLALSLILIACNLRPVFGSLSVVLPDIMRDTGLSAAGASLLTTLPIVCLGLFAAPTPWLSRRFGAERVLLLALLLIAGGTLARALGSLPGLFASAVLAGAGIAIGNVLLPGLVKRHFPRRAALMTGFYTLAICIGATIATAATVPLQMQLFRGDWAPALAVWAAPALLMLLLWLPQALRMRAEPRSAAGRAGSLGRDALAWQVTGFMGLQSALAYIVMGWLAPILRERGMDGAHAGYVVAASILAQLVTCLLVPSLAARCRDQRGLAVGMSAMALAALLGLLFGPLWASWPWALLLGCAQGGLFALALSLIVMRSGNAQVTAQLSAMAQGWGYMLAAFGPLLAGLLRQWTGSFTSSAGLIVFLSAAMAWCGWGAGRNLLVQPAARGA, from the coding sequence ATGTTGCCCTCTTCCTCCGCCTCCCCTTCCTCCCCCGTTTGCGCAGCGGTCGCCAGCCAGCGCCAGAGCCAATGGCTTCTGGCACTGAGCCTGATCCTGATTGCCTGCAATCTTCGCCCGGTGTTCGGCAGCCTGTCGGTGGTGCTGCCCGACATCATGCGCGACACCGGCCTGAGCGCCGCGGGCGCGAGCCTGCTGACCACGCTGCCCATCGTCTGCCTGGGCCTGTTTGCCGCGCCCACGCCCTGGCTGTCGCGGCGTTTCGGCGCCGAACGCGTGCTGCTGCTGGCCTTGCTGCTGATAGCCGGCGGCACGCTGGCGCGCGCGCTCGGCAGCCTGCCCGGGCTGTTTGCCTCGGCCGTGCTGGCCGGCGCGGGCATTGCCATCGGCAATGTGCTGCTGCCCGGGCTGGTCAAGCGCCACTTTCCCCGGCGCGCGGCCCTGATGACCGGCTTCTATACGCTGGCCATCTGCATTGGCGCGACGATTGCCACCGCCGCCACCGTGCCGCTGCAGATGCAGCTTTTCCGAGGCGACTGGGCGCCGGCGCTGGCGGTCTGGGCCGCGCCCGCGCTGCTCATGCTGCTGCTGTGGCTGCCGCAGGCACTGCGCATGCGTGCCGAGCCGCGCAGCGCCGCCGGCCGGGCCGGCAGCCTCGGGCGCGATGCACTGGCCTGGCAGGTGACCGGGTTCATGGGCCTGCAGTCGGCGCTGGCTTATATCGTCATGGGCTGGCTCGCGCCCATCCTGCGCGAGCGCGGCATGGACGGCGCGCATGCGGGCTATGTCGTGGCGGCCTCGATCCTCGCGCAACTCGTGACCTGTCTGCTCGTGCCGTCCCTGGCCGCGCGCTGCCGTGACCAGCGCGGCCTGGCCGTGGGCATGAGCGCCATGGCGCTGGCCGCGCTGCTGGGACTGCTGTTCGGCCCGCTGTGGGCCAGCTGGCCCTGGGCACTGCTGCTGGGCTGCGCCCAGGGCGGCTTGTTTGCGCTCGCGCTGAGCCTGATCGTGATGCGCAGCGGCAATGCCCAGGTCACGGCCCAGCTGTCGGCCATGGCCCAGGGCTGGGGCTACATGCTCGCGGCCTTCGGCCCGCTGCTGGCGGGCTTGCTGCGCCAATGGACCGGCAGCTTCACCTCCAGCGCCGGGCTGATCGTGTTTCTGTCGGCGGCGATGGCCTGGTGCGGCTGGGGCGCGGGCCGCAACCTGCTGGTGCAGCCGGCGGCGCGCGGCGCATGA
- a CDS encoding LysR family transcriptional regulator, which yields MSPRITHRHIEVFRAVMTTGSATGAATLLASSQPTVSRELARLEQLLGYALFVRSQGRLRPNARALALWDEVQRSWQGLERVVDKALALGRAEEAQIGVLCLPALSHALLPGAAARLLARYPQARLAVTPQESPLLEEWMAAQRFDLGLSEQDSAPAGTQTLPLLALDEVCVLPAGHALAARSRLRAEDFAGQPFVSLSADDPYRRQIDAVFAQAGVARELRVQTHNAVAVCAMVEQGLGLAIVNPLTALACAGARLVWRPLAFSIPFRVQALLPLHRPALPEVQPLLQALQEEAAALAQQLGAGR from the coding sequence ATGAGTCCGCGCATCACCCATCGCCATATCGAAGTGTTTCGAGCCGTCATGACCACCGGCAGCGCCACGGGTGCGGCCACGCTGCTGGCGAGTTCGCAGCCTACGGTCAGCCGCGAACTCGCGCGCCTGGAACAGTTGCTGGGCTATGCGCTGTTCGTGCGCAGCCAGGGTCGGCTGCGGCCCAATGCGCGCGCGCTGGCGCTGTGGGACGAGGTGCAGCGCTCGTGGCAGGGGCTGGAGCGCGTGGTCGACAAGGCGCTGGCGCTGGGCCGCGCCGAGGAAGCGCAGATCGGCGTGCTGTGCCTGCCGGCGCTGAGCCATGCGCTGCTGCCCGGCGCGGCGGCGCGGCTGCTGGCGCGCTATCCGCAGGCGCGGCTTGCAGTCACGCCGCAGGAGTCGCCCTTGCTCGAGGAATGGATGGCGGCGCAGCGCTTCGACCTGGGCCTGAGCGAGCAGGACAGCGCGCCCGCGGGCACGCAGACACTGCCATTGCTCGCGCTCGACGAGGTCTGCGTGCTGCCTGCGGGCCATGCGCTGGCCGCGCGCAGCAGGCTGCGGGCCGAGGATTTCGCCGGCCAGCCGTTCGTGAGCCTGTCCGCGGACGATCCCTACCGGCGCCAGATCGACGCGGTGTTCGCCCAGGCTGGCGTGGCGCGCGAGTTGCGGGTGCAGACGCACAACGCGGTCGCGGTCTGCGCGATGGTCGAGCAGGGGCTTGGGCTGGCCATCGTCAATCCGCTCACGGCGCTGGCCTGCGCGGGCGCGCGTCTGGTGTGGCGGCCGCTGGCCTTCTCGATTCCATTTCGCGTGCAGGCGCTGCTGCCGCTGCACCGGCCCGCGCTGCCGGAAGTGCAGCCGCTGCTGCAGGCCTTGCAGGAGGAAGCCGCGGCGCTGGCGCAGCAGCTGGGCGCAGGCCGTTGA
- the bamE gene encoding outer membrane protein assembly factor BamE domain-containing protein, which produces MTRATRWAAAFAAACGLLFLAGCDQQRIRELEEDVSTEADVRDRFGEPENIWQEADGARTFEYNRQPAGHQNYMITIGPDGRMKALRQVVAPHVFEQVRAGMTQQEVRRMLGKPAKRMTYERKRETDWDWRYVDPPTTEMLFTVTFGDDGRVLRTGRSLVQRDGA; this is translated from the coding sequence ATGACACGAGCCACCCGCTGGGCCGCGGCATTTGCCGCCGCATGCGGCCTGCTGTTTCTCGCCGGCTGCGACCAGCAGCGCATCCGCGAACTCGAGGAGGATGTATCGACCGAAGCCGACGTGCGCGACCGCTTTGGCGAGCCGGAGAACATCTGGCAGGAAGCCGATGGGGCACGCACCTTCGAGTACAACCGCCAGCCCGCAGGCCACCAGAACTACATGATCACCATCGGCCCGGACGGCAGGATGAAAGCCTTGCGCCAGGTGGTCGCGCCGCACGTGTTCGAGCAGGTCCGTGCGGGCATGACGCAGCAGGAAGTGCGGCGCATGCTGGGCAAGCCGGCCAAGCGCATGACCTACGAGCGCAAGCGCGAGACCGACTGGGACTGGCGCTACGTCGACCCGCCAACCACCGAGATGCTGTTCACGGTGACGTTTGGCGACGATGGCCGCGTGCTGCGCACGGGCCGCAGCCTGGTGCAGCGCGACGGGGCCTGA
- a CDS encoding segregation and condensation protein A: MSAAIETTLETTGAATPDAAGLAPDGVLDTVDRVALARLYGEPLFALPNDLYIPPDALEVFLEAFEGPLDLLLYLIRKQNFNILDIPMLSVTRQYLRYVEEIRSRNLELAAEYLLMAAMLIEIKSRMLLPPKKSADSEEAEDPRAELVRRLLEYEQIKLSAAQLGQLPQHGRDFLKAQVHIEQSLQPRFPDLLPGELQQAWHDILKRATLVQHHRITREELSVREYMSQILKSLQGKRFVPFEDLFQPARGSTVLVVTFIALLELAKETLIEITQAEAFAPIYVRLAYTPL, encoded by the coding sequence ATGAGCGCCGCCATCGAAACCACGCTGGAGACGACGGGCGCTGCCACCCCGGACGCTGCGGGCCTGGCGCCCGACGGCGTGCTGGACACCGTCGACCGCGTGGCGCTGGCGCGCCTCTACGGCGAGCCGCTGTTCGCGCTGCCCAACGACCTCTACATTCCGCCCGATGCGCTCGAGGTGTTTCTCGAAGCCTTTGAAGGGCCGCTCGATCTGCTGCTCTATCTGATCCGCAAGCAGAACTTCAACATCCTCGACATCCCGATGCTGAGCGTGACGCGCCAGTACCTGCGCTATGTCGAGGAGATCCGCAGCCGCAACCTCGAGCTGGCTGCCGAATACCTGCTGATGGCAGCGATGCTGATCGAGATCAAGTCGCGCATGCTGCTGCCGCCGAAGAAGTCGGCCGACTCCGAGGAGGCCGAGGACCCGCGCGCCGAACTCGTGCGCCGGCTGCTCGAGTACGAGCAGATCAAGCTGTCGGCCGCGCAGCTGGGCCAGCTGCCGCAGCACGGCCGCGATTTCCTCAAGGCGCAGGTGCATATCGAGCAGAGCCTGCAGCCGCGCTTTCCCGACCTGCTGCCGGGCGAACTGCAGCAGGCCTGGCACGACATCCTCAAGCGCGCCACGCTGGTGCAGCACCACCGCATCACGCGCGAGGAATTGAGCGTGCGCGAATACATGAGCCAGATTCTCAAGTCGCTGCAGGGCAAGCGCTTCGTGCCGTTCGAGGACCTGTTCCAGCCCGCGCGCGGCTCGACGGTGCTGGTGGTGACCTTCATTGCACTGCTGGAGCTGGCCAAGGAAACGCTGATCGAGATCACCCAGGCCGAGGCCTTTGCGCCGATCTATGTGCGCCTGGCCTATACCCCGCTCTGA
- the nadA gene encoding quinolinate synthase NadA, with protein sequence MAILDVQYQQPLGAGGACATRHAWARVPRDPAPAERVALKQRIRELLEERNAVMVSHCYVHPDLQDLAEETGGLVSDSLEMARFGRDHAAQTLVVSGVRFMGETAKILSPEKTVLMPALEATCSLDLGCPAREFAAFCDQHPDRTVVVYANTSAAVKARADWVVTSGCALDIVRALHADGQKILWAPDRHLGHYIQHETGADLLMWHGACIVHDEFKAFELQALMREHPHARVLVHPESPAEVVALAHAVGSTSAILQAARAMQARDFIVATDSGMLHRLRTLLPDKRFIEAPTAGNGATCKSCAHCPWMAMNGLAGVAQVLESGCNAVVVDPRLVARARQPIDRMLAFTAALKTGAATAGLVPHLGAA encoded by the coding sequence ATGGCCATCCTGGACGTGCAATACCAGCAACCGCTGGGCGCGGGCGGCGCTTGTGCCACGCGCCATGCCTGGGCGCGCGTGCCGCGCGATCCCGCACCCGCCGAACGCGTGGCGCTCAAGCAGCGCATCCGCGAACTGCTCGAAGAAAGAAACGCGGTGATGGTGTCGCATTGCTATGTGCATCCCGACCTGCAGGACCTGGCCGAGGAAACCGGCGGCCTGGTCAGCGATTCGCTGGAGATGGCGCGCTTCGGCCGCGACCATGCGGCGCAGACGCTGGTGGTTTCGGGCGTGAGGTTCATGGGCGAGACCGCGAAAATCCTGTCGCCCGAGAAAACGGTGTTGATGCCCGCGCTTGAAGCGACCTGCTCGCTGGACCTGGGCTGCCCGGCACGGGAATTCGCCGCGTTCTGCGACCAGCATCCCGACCGCACGGTGGTGGTCTACGCCAACACCAGTGCCGCCGTGAAGGCCCGCGCCGACTGGGTCGTGACGTCGGGCTGCGCGCTCGATATCGTGCGTGCGCTGCATGCCGACGGCCAGAAGATCCTCTGGGCGCCCGACCGCCATCTGGGCCACTACATCCAGCACGAAACCGGCGCCGACCTGCTGATGTGGCACGGCGCCTGCATCGTGCATGACGAGTTCAAGGCCTTCGAGCTGCAGGCGCTGATGCGCGAGCATCCGCACGCCCGGGTGCTGGTGCACCCCGAAAGCCCCGCCGAAGTCGTGGCGCTGGCGCATGCTGTGGGTTCGACTTCGGCCATACTGCAGGCCGCGCGCGCGATGCAAGCCCGCGATTTCATCGTGGCCACCGACAGCGGCATGCTGCACCGGCTGCGCACGCTGCTGCCGGACAAGCGCTTCATCGAAGCGCCAACGGCCGGCAACGGTGCCACCTGCAAGAGCTGCGCCCACTGTCCGTGGATGGCGATGAACGGCCTGGCCGGGGTGGCCCAAGTGCTGGAGTCGGGCTGCAATGCGGTGGTCGTCGACCCGCGGCTGGTGGCGCGTGCGCGCCAGCCCATCGACCGGATGCTGGCCTTTACCGCGGCGCTGAAAACCGGCGCCGCCACGGCCGGCCTGGTGCCGCATTTGGGTGCGGCCTGA
- a CDS encoding DUF3460 family protein, with protein MSFFARPDYKSDTTQFIEQLRAQKPDLEERQREGRALLWDKAVDSEVWQEYRAGRVAQKPYVYQTNA; from the coding sequence ATGTCATTCTTCGCCCGCCCCGATTACAAATCCGATACCACCCAGTTCATCGAGCAGCTGCGCGCGCAGAAGCCCGATCTCGAAGAACGCCAGCGCGAAGGCCGCGCCCTGCTTTGGGACAAGGCCGTCGACAGCGAAGTCTGGCAGGAGTACCGCGCCGGCCGCGTGGCGCAAAAGCCCTACGTCTACCAGACCAACGCCTGA
- the lysA gene encoding diaminopimelate decarboxylase has product MTCPFTSAQLWSLADQYGTPLWVYDAATIRARIAQLSHFDTIRFAQKACSNIHILKLMREQGVKVDAVSRGEIARALAAGYRSDGAHSEIVFTADVMDEATLATVVEHRVPVNAGSIDMLHQLAAASPGHAVWLRINPGFGHGHSNKTNTGGEHSKHGIWHTDLLAALDAIRAGGLHLAGLHMHIGSGVDYGHLSEVCGAMVQLVQATKDAGHDLEAISAGGGLSIPYREGDPVIDTAHYHGLWDAARKQAEAIVGHALGLEIEPGRFLVAESGVLLGTVRATKNAGINHFVLVDTGFNELMRPSMYGSFHAMHIERRDGTSLAARDSVVAGPLCESGDVFTQGDGGVVLPRPLAGATVGDLLVIHDTGAYGASMSSNYNTRPLAAEVLVDGDRVQLIRRRQTVEQLLALELGL; this is encoded by the coding sequence ATGACCTGCCCCTTCACCTCCGCCCAGCTCTGGTCCCTGGCCGACCAATACGGCACCCCGCTGTGGGTCTACGACGCAGCGACGATCCGCGCGCGCATTGCCCAGCTGTCGCACTTCGACACGATCCGCTTCGCGCAGAAAGCCTGCTCCAACATCCACATCCTCAAGCTGATGCGCGAGCAGGGCGTCAAGGTCGATGCGGTCTCGCGCGGCGAGATCGCGCGCGCGCTGGCCGCGGGCTACCGCAGCGATGGCGCCCATTCCGAGATCGTGTTCACCGCCGATGTGATGGATGAAGCCACGCTGGCCACCGTCGTCGAGCACCGCGTGCCGGTGAATGCCGGCTCGATCGACATGCTGCACCAGCTGGCCGCGGCCTCGCCCGGCCATGCCGTCTGGCTGCGCATCAACCCCGGTTTCGGCCATGGCCACAGCAACAAGACCAATACCGGCGGCGAGCACAGCAAGCACGGCATCTGGCATACCGACCTGCTGGCGGCGCTGGACGCCATCCGCGCGGGCGGGCTGCACCTGGCCGGCCTGCACATGCATATCGGTTCGGGCGTGGATTACGGCCATCTGTCGGAAGTCTGCGGTGCCATGGTCCAGCTGGTGCAAGCCACCAAGGACGCAGGCCATGACCTCGAGGCCATCTCGGCCGGCGGCGGCCTGTCGATTCCCTACCGCGAAGGCGACCCGGTGATCGACACCGCCCACTACCACGGCCTCTGGGACGCGGCGCGCAAGCAGGCCGAAGCCATCGTCGGCCACGCGCTGGGCCTGGAAATCGAACCCGGCCGTTTCCTGGTCGCCGAATCGGGCGTGCTGCTGGGCACGGTGCGCGCCACCAAGAATGCCGGCATCAACCACTTCGTGCTGGTCGACACCGGCTTCAACGAACTCATGCGTCCTTCGATGTACGGCAGCTTCCACGCCATGCACATCGAGCGCCGCGACGGCACCAGCCTGGCGGCGCGCGACAGCGTGGTCGCGGGCCCGCTGTGCGAATCGGGCGACGTGTTCACCCAGGGCGACGGCGGCGTGGTGCTGCCGCGCCCGCTGGCCGGCGCGACGGTGGGCGACCTGCTGGTGATCCACGATACCGGCGCCTATGGCGCGTCGATGTCGAGCAACTACAACACCCGCCC
- the nadC gene encoding carboxylating nicotinate-nucleotide diphosphorylase produces the protein MNETSDEEAIRALARHDVALALQEDVGAGDLTAALVDPARRVRARVTVREDAVLCGAPWVDAALRALDPGVRITWHAPEGGRLKAKAVVFEAQGQARALLSAERTALNFLQLLSGVASKTAQYVVAVAGTRAQIVDTRKTLPGLRLAQKYAVRMGGGTNHRIGLHDAVLIKENHIAAAGGVEAALRAAQQVAGRAAFIEVEVEDLDQLHEALDAGARMVLLDNMPLDMLHTAVEINAGRALLEISGGVTLEGLRALAETGVDRISIGGLTKDVRAIDFSMRMEQL, from the coding sequence ATGAACGAGACGTCCGATGAAGAGGCCATCCGCGCATTGGCCCGCCACGATGTGGCACTGGCGTTGCAGGAAGATGTGGGCGCCGGCGACCTCACGGCCGCGCTGGTCGATCCGGCGCGCCGCGTTCGTGCGCGCGTGACCGTGCGCGAAGACGCCGTGCTCTGCGGCGCGCCCTGGGTCGACGCCGCGCTGCGCGCGCTCGATCCCGGGGTGCGCATCACCTGGCATGCGCCGGAAGGCGGGCGGCTCAAGGCCAAGGCTGTGGTGTTCGAGGCCCAAGGCCAGGCCCGGGCGCTGCTGTCGGCCGAGCGCACGGCGCTGAACTTCCTGCAGCTGCTGTCGGGCGTGGCCAGCAAGACCGCGCAGTACGTGGTCGCGGTCGCAGGCACGCGCGCCCAGATCGTCGATACGCGCAAGACCTTGCCGGGATTGCGGCTGGCGCAGAAGTACGCGGTGCGCATGGGCGGCGGCACCAACCACCGCATCGGCTTGCATGACGCGGTGCTGATCAAGGAAAACCATATTGCTGCAGCGGGCGGTGTCGAGGCCGCGCTGCGGGCGGCGCAGCAGGTGGCAGGCCGGGCGGCATTCATCGAAGTCGAGGTCGAGGATCTCGACCAGCTGCACGAGGCCCTCGATGCGGGCGCGCGCATGGTGCTGCTCGACAACATGCCGCTCGACATGCTGCATACGGCGGTGGAGATCAACGCCGGCCGCGCGCTGCTGGAGATCTCGGGCGGGGTCACGCTCGAGGGCCTGCGCGCGCTGGCCGAAACCGGTGTCGACCGCATCTCGATCGGCGGCTTGACCAAGGATGTGCGCGCGATCGACTTCTCGATGCGCATGGAGCAGCTGTAA
- a CDS encoding chorismate-binding protein — MDTRIDFTLPQEAAGTGAAQARLRRRFGAARTVLAAHAPHEVRAVLDAAEDAARAGAWCVGFVRYEAAAAFDAALVTHAADGPLAWFAVYEEALPWEDDETPGEAARLTWRSSLSRADFNHAMAQIHEAIADGVFYQVNYTAPLRGELQQGSAEALFAALLRAQPGGYAACLDTGAEQILSVSPELFFDWDGRRILARPMKGTAPRGATPAEDMAREQALRSAPKERAENVMVVDLLRNDLSRIAEPFSVQVPRLFHTQALPSVWQMTSDVQATTRAGTRLADVFAALFPCGSVTGAPKVAAMRMIRTLEPQPRGVYCGALGVLRPAGEGQMHATFNVPIRTLALRGRQAVCGIGSGITSGAEAGGEWREWQHKSAFVERASQPFALLETLALEDGAWRHLPEHLQRLQDAARHFRYPWPAQLEQCLADLAAAHPAGLWRVRLQLDASGQARAEAFACAPTRAPVCLQLAAAPLEDRWAQGEFVRYKTSRRAHYEAFAPRDPAVFDTVLFNEQGEITEGTRGNIAALLDGRWVTPPLACGLLAGVGRRVALRDGRASEGVLRLEDLPRVQAWAFINSLRGWLDAELELPR; from the coding sequence ATGGATACACGTATTGATTTCACGTTGCCGCAGGAAGCAGCCGGCACCGGCGCGGCCCAGGCGCGGCTGCGCCGGCGTTTCGGTGCCGCACGCACGGTGCTGGCAGCGCATGCGCCGCACGAAGTGCGCGCCGTGCTGGATGCCGCCGAAGACGCGGCACGGGCCGGCGCATGGTGCGTCGGCTTCGTGCGCTACGAGGCCGCAGCCGCCTTCGATGCGGCGCTGGTGACGCACGCGGCCGACGGGCCGCTGGCCTGGTTTGCGGTCTATGAAGAGGCCCTGCCGTGGGAGGACGATGAGACGCCGGGCGAGGCCGCACGGCTCACCTGGCGCAGCAGCCTGTCGCGTGCCGATTTCAACCACGCCATGGCGCAGATCCATGAAGCGATTGCCGACGGTGTCTTCTACCAGGTCAATTACACGGCGCCGCTGCGCGGCGAGCTGCAGCAGGGCAGTGCCGAAGCGCTGTTTGCGGCGCTGCTGCGCGCCCAGCCCGGCGGCTATGCGGCCTGCCTCGACACCGGCGCGGAGCAGATCCTGTCGGTGTCACCCGAGCTGTTTTTCGACTGGGACGGCCGGCGCATCCTGGCGCGGCCGATGAAGGGCACGGCGCCGCGCGGCGCCACGCCCGCGGAGGATATGGCCCGCGAGCAGGCCCTGCGCAGCGCGCCCAAGGAACGCGCCGAGAACGTCATGGTGGTGGACCTGCTGCGCAACGACCTGTCGCGCATTGCCGAGCCGTTCAGCGTGCAGGTGCCGCGGCTGTTCCATACCCAGGCCCTGCCCAGCGTGTGGCAGATGACTTCGGACGTCCAGGCCACGACCCGGGCCGGCACGCGGCTGGCGGATGTGTTTGCGGCGCTGTTTCCCTGCGGGTCGGTCACGGGCGCTCCCAAGGTCGCGGCCATGCGCATGATCCGCACGCTCGAGCCGCAGCCGCGCGGCGTCTACTGCGGTGCGCTGGGCGTGCTGCGTCCCGCAGGCGAGGGGCAAATGCACGCCACCTTCAATGTGCCGATACGCACGCTGGCGCTGCGCGGCAGGCAGGCCGTCTGCGGTATCGGCAGCGGCATCACCTCGGGCGCCGAGGCCGGCGGCGAGTGGCGCGAATGGCAGCACAAGAGCGCGTTTGTCGAGCGCGCGAGCCAGCCCTTCGCGCTGCTGGAGACGCTGGCGCTGGAGGACGGCGCCTGGCGCCATCTGCCCGAACACCTGCAGCGCCTGCAGGACGCGGCGCGGCATTTCCGCTACCCCTGGCCGGCGCAGCTGGAGCAGTGCCTGGCCGATCTCGCCGCCGCGCATCCCGCGGGCCTGTGGCGCGTGCGGCTGCAGCTCGACGCCTCGGGCCAGGCGCGCGCCGAGGCCTTTGCCTGTGCGCCCACGCGCGCGCCGGTGTGCCTGCAATTGGCTGCGGCGCCACTTGAAGACCGCTGGGCGCAGGGCGAGTTCGTGCGCTACAAGACCTCGCGTCGTGCGCATTACGAGGCGTTTGCGCCGCGCGATCCGGCGGTGTTCGATACCGTACTGTTCAACGAACAGGGCGAGATCACCGAAGGCACGCGCGGCAATATCGCGGCGCTTTTGGACGGCCGCTGGGTCACGCCGCCACTCGCCTGCGGGCTGCTGGCCGGCGTGGGCCGGCGCGTGGCGCTGCGCGACGGCCGCGCGAGCGAAGGCGTGCTGCGGCTGGAGGACCTGCCGCGCGTGCAGGCCTGGGCGTTCATCAACAGCCTGCGCGGCTGGCTCGACGCGGAACTCGAGCTGCCGCGCTAA
- a CDS encoding 5-carboxymethyl-2-hydroxymuconate Delta-isomerase: MPHLYVEYSANLPGLPEQQMLTELVSAVCSHPSIVDEFDVKGRIAATQQYVIGTGAGPRGFIHADLRLLSGRTPEAKKELSDLIAEVLRRLTPHPMGMLVQVSVEITDMDRASYHKSKL; the protein is encoded by the coding sequence ATGCCCCATCTTTACGTCGAATACAGCGCCAACCTGCCCGGCCTGCCCGAGCAGCAGATGCTCACCGAGCTGGTGAGCGCGGTCTGCAGCCATCCGTCCATCGTCGACGAGTTCGATGTCAAGGGCCGGATCGCGGCCACGCAGCAGTACGTGATCGGCACCGGCGCCGGCCCGCGCGGCTTCATCCACGCCGACCTGCGCCTGCTGTCGGGCCGCACGCCCGAAGCCAAGAAGGAGCTGTCGGACCTGATTGCCGAGGTGCTGCGCCGCCTGACGCCGCATCCGATGGGCATGCTGGTGCAGGTCAGCGTCGAGATCACCGACATGGACCGCGCCAGCTACCACAAGAGCAAGCTGTAA